A region from the Saccharomonospora azurea NA-128 genome encodes:
- a CDS encoding ABC transporter ATP-binding protein, translating into MTESRPAVELKGITKRFPGVVANSDVHLTVRAGEVHAVCGENGAGKSTLMKILYGMQQPDEGTIAVNGEVVRLRNPQDAIKAGIGMVHQHFMLADNLTVKENVLLGAEGLHGIGKAATQRMAELAERTGLRVNLHSLMENLGVADRQRVEIVKVLYRGARIVILDEPTAVLVPQEVDALFDTVRTMREQGYTFIFISHKLDEVRKIADSATVIRRGTTVGTVDPRTVSSRELAEMMVGSQLPSPQTRESTVTDQVVLRVENLRLNAEDSERAVLDDVSLTVRAGEVLGIAGVEGNGQTELVETIMGMRKASGGRIELLDAEGRTRDITKLGTLARREAGIGYVAEDRHRHGLLLNRPLWANRILGYQTRRPVSSGRIVDCGAAREDTRRIVDEYDVRTPGVEVAAGALSGGNQQKLIVGRELSGDPVLLIASHPTRGVDVGAQALIWDRIRTARRDGLAVLLISADLDELIGLSDTIRVMLRGRLVSEADPATVTPAELGSAMTGAGESHSLPEDVA; encoded by the coding sequence ATGACCGAATCCCGACCAGCGGTCGAACTGAAGGGGATCACCAAACGGTTCCCCGGCGTGGTGGCCAACTCGGACGTGCACCTGACCGTGCGTGCCGGCGAGGTCCACGCGGTGTGTGGTGAGAACGGTGCCGGCAAGTCCACCCTGATGAAGATCCTCTACGGCATGCAACAGCCGGACGAGGGCACCATCGCCGTCAACGGCGAGGTCGTGCGACTGCGCAACCCGCAGGACGCCATCAAGGCGGGCATCGGCATGGTGCACCAGCACTTCATGCTCGCCGACAACCTGACCGTCAAGGAGAACGTGCTCCTCGGGGCCGAGGGCCTGCACGGCATCGGCAAGGCCGCGACCCAGCGGATGGCCGAGCTCGCCGAGCGCACGGGCCTGCGCGTGAACCTCCACAGTTTGATGGAGAACCTCGGTGTCGCGGACCGCCAGCGCGTGGAGATCGTCAAGGTCCTCTACCGCGGCGCGCGCATCGTGATCCTCGACGAGCCCACCGCGGTGCTCGTGCCGCAGGAGGTCGACGCGCTGTTCGACACCGTGCGCACGATGCGCGAGCAGGGCTACACCTTCATCTTCATCTCCCACAAGCTCGACGAGGTCCGCAAGATCGCCGACAGTGCCACGGTGATCCGCAGGGGCACCACCGTCGGCACCGTGGACCCGCGCACGGTGAGCTCGCGTGAGCTCGCCGAGATGATGGTCGGCTCGCAGTTGCCGAGCCCGCAGACCCGCGAGTCCACCGTCACCGACCAGGTCGTGCTGCGGGTGGAGAACCTGCGGCTCAACGCCGAGGACTCCGAGCGCGCCGTGCTCGACGACGTGTCGTTGACCGTGCGGGCCGGTGAGGTGCTCGGCATCGCCGGTGTGGAGGGCAACGGCCAGACGGAGCTGGTCGAGACCATCATGGGCATGCGCAAGGCGTCCGGAGGGCGGATCGAGCTCCTCGACGCCGAGGGCCGCACGCGCGACATCACCAAGCTCGGCACGCTGGCGCGCCGGGAGGCGGGCATCGGCTACGTCGCCGAGGACCGTCATCGTCACGGCCTGCTGCTGAACCGTCCGTTGTGGGCGAACCGCATCCTCGGCTACCAGACGCGCAGGCCGGTGTCGAGCGGTCGCATCGTCGACTGCGGTGCGGCGCGTGAGGACACCCGCCGCATCGTCGACGAGTACGACGTCCGCACGCCGGGTGTCGAGGTCGCCGCGGGGGCGCTGTCCGGCGGCAACCAGCAGAAGCTCATCGTCGGCAGGGAGCTGTCCGGCGACCCCGTGTTGTTGATCGCCTCCCACCCGACCCGTGGTGTCGACGTCGGGGCGCAGGCCCTGATCTGGGACCGCATCAGGACCGCCCGGCGCGACGGCCTCGCGGTGCTGCTCATCTCCGCCGACCTCGACGAGCTGATCGGGTTGTCGGACACCATCCGCGTCATGTTGCGCGGCAGGTTGGTCAGTGAGGCCGATCCCGCCACCGTCACGCCCGCCGAACTGGGTTCGGCGATGACCGGTGCCGGTGAGAGCCACTCCCTTCCCGAGGACGTCGCATGA
- a CDS encoding ABC transporter permease, producing MISWRTALLPPVMAIVFAMTLSSVALVISGANPFEAFSTMGAQLFQGTTAVDTVNLAVVYYFAGLAVAIGFQMNLFNIGVEGQYRFAAVIAAIVGAAMELPPVLHVLVILAVAMLSGAAYALLPAILKVTRGVSEVITTIMLNSIVFGIVAYLISADQFGVPRGNNISTAEIPETGWIPGIPMGAAGTLFGSVVIALALGGGYWFLLNRTRFGFELQASGESPTAATAGGVSAKRMTMIAMLLSGAVAGLIAMPELLGRDHVYAMTATQGYGFTGIAVALLGRNHPVGVAFGALLWAFLDKSAVSLETIGVPREIATIIQGTIVLSVVVAYEIVKRAELAAEQRRVGRQTRNGMPASVSQGGAV from the coding sequence ATGATCTCCTGGCGTACCGCCCTGCTCCCTCCCGTCATGGCGATCGTGTTCGCCATGACGTTGTCGTCCGTCGCGCTGGTGATCTCCGGTGCGAACCCGTTCGAAGCGTTCTCCACGATGGGAGCGCAGCTCTTCCAGGGCACGACCGCAGTCGACACCGTGAACCTGGCGGTCGTCTACTACTTCGCCGGTCTGGCCGTCGCCATCGGGTTCCAGATGAACCTGTTCAACATCGGTGTCGAGGGCCAGTACCGGTTCGCGGCCGTGATCGCCGCGATCGTGGGTGCGGCGATGGAACTGCCGCCGGTGCTGCACGTGCTGGTGATCCTCGCCGTGGCGATGCTCTCCGGTGCCGCGTACGCGCTGCTGCCCGCGATCCTGAAGGTCACGCGGGGCGTGTCCGAAGTGATCACGACGATCATGCTGAACTCGATCGTCTTCGGCATCGTGGCCTACCTGATCAGTGCCGACCAGTTCGGTGTGCCGCGGGGCAACAACATCAGCACCGCCGAGATCCCGGAGACCGGGTGGATCCCGGGCATTCCGATGGGCGCGGCGGGCACGCTGTTCGGCTCGGTGGTCATCGCCCTCGCACTGGGCGGCGGCTACTGGTTCCTGCTGAACCGCACGCGGTTCGGGTTCGAGCTGCAGGCCAGCGGTGAGTCGCCCACGGCCGCGACGGCGGGCGGGGTGAGCGCCAAGCGGATGACGATGATCGCGATGCTGCTCTCCGGCGCGGTCGCCGGGCTCATCGCGATGCCCGAACTGCTGGGCCGCGACCACGTGTACGCCATGACCGCGACCCAGGGCTACGGCTTCACCGGTATCGCGGTGGCCCTGCTCGGCCGCAACCACCCCGTCGGCGTCGCGTTCGGTGCGCTGCTGTGGGCGTTCCTCGACAAGTCGGCCGTGTCGCTGGAGACCATCGGGGTGCCGCGGGAGATCGCCACGATCATCCAGGGCACCATCGTGCTCTCGGTCGTGGTCGCCTACGAAATCGTCAAACGAGCGGAACTCGCCGCCGAGCAGCGCCGGGTGGGTCGCCAGACCCGCAACGGCATGCCCGCGAGCGTCAGCCAGGGAGGTGCGGTGTGA
- a CDS encoding ABC transporter permease, with amino-acid sequence MSTTVETGPPIEGDAPKQAPRERRPMPGWLRGALWAVAAIAVLSTTSYLTGIDTLTSSNTSQTALRLALPILFAALGGLWAERSGVINIGLEGMMILGTWGAAWGAYYGGVWAGLLAAIVFGALGGLLHAVATVTFGVNHIVSGVAINLLGLGVAKYLADLVFEPLSGNPRQSPPVPKFDTYSATFLSEWLADLEAAQRVGVSDAAGLLRGLVTHVSPLAMLGLLLVPISYFVLWRTRFGLRLRSCGENPVAAESLGVNVYGHKYAALLVSGGLAGMGGASLVLLSGGADYLENQTNGRGYIGLAAMIFGNWRPGGLLGGAALFGYSDGLQLSAGGEAVLALCYGAVLLLVVLTVVQIVRRRWFAAGLSALGAAALYYVYWANDELPRELIPYTPHFVTIIVLAVAAQKLRPPKAIGKRYRRGEDD; translated from the coding sequence GTGAGCACCACGGTCGAGACCGGGCCCCCGATCGAGGGAGACGCCCCGAAACAGGCCCCGCGCGAGCGGCGGCCGATGCCGGGGTGGCTGCGCGGTGCGCTGTGGGCCGTGGCGGCCATCGCGGTGCTGTCCACGACGTCGTACCTCACGGGCATCGACACCCTGACCTCCAGCAACACGTCTCAGACGGCGTTGCGGCTCGCGCTGCCCATCCTGTTCGCCGCGCTCGGCGGACTGTGGGCGGAGCGTTCGGGGGTCATCAACATCGGCCTCGAGGGCATGATGATCCTCGGCACGTGGGGCGCGGCCTGGGGCGCGTACTACGGCGGCGTGTGGGCCGGGCTGCTCGCGGCGATCGTCTTCGGCGCGCTCGGCGGGCTGCTGCACGCCGTGGCCACGGTGACGTTCGGCGTGAACCACATCGTGTCCGGTGTGGCCATCAACCTCCTCGGGCTCGGGGTGGCGAAGTACCTCGCCGACCTCGTGTTCGAGCCGCTGTCGGGCAACCCGAGGCAGTCGCCGCCGGTGCCGAAGTTCGACACCTACTCCGCCACGTTCCTCTCCGAATGGCTCGCGGACCTGGAAGCCGCTCAACGGGTCGGCGTCTCCGACGCCGCGGGCCTGCTGCGCGGGCTCGTCACCCACGTGTCGCCGCTGGCGATGCTGGGCCTGCTGCTGGTGCCGATCAGCTACTTCGTGCTGTGGCGGACGCGGTTCGGGTTGCGGTTGCGCTCGTGCGGTGAGAACCCGGTGGCGGCCGAGTCGCTCGGGGTCAACGTCTACGGGCACAAGTACGCGGCGCTGCTCGTGTCGGGTGGCCTCGCCGGGATGGGTGGCGCGTCGCTCGTGCTGCTGTCCGGAGGTGCGGACTACCTGGAGAACCAGACCAACGGCCGCGGTTACATCGGTCTGGCCGCCATGATCTTCGGTAACTGGCGGCCCGGTGGGCTCCTGGGCGGTGCGGCGCTGTTCGGCTACTCCGACGGCCTCCAGCTGTCGGCGGGCGGGGAGGCCGTTCTGGCGCTCTGCTACGGCGCCGTGCTCCTGCTGGTGGTGCTCACGGTGGTGCAGATCGTGCGCCGGCGCTGGTTCGCCGCCGGGCTCTCGGCGCTCGGTGCCGCGGCGCTGTACTACGTGTACTGGGCCAACGACGAGCTGCCGCGCGAGCTGATCCCGTACACGCCGCACTTCGTGACGATCATCGTGTTGGCGGTGGCCGCACAGAAGCTGCGACCGCCGAAGGCGATCGGCAAGCGCTACCGCCGAGGGGAGGACGACTGA
- a CDS encoding cytidine deaminase has protein sequence MSEAGIDWERLRAEATSAAQKAYAPYSRLRVGAAALTDDGRIVTGCNVENASYGVGLCAECTMTGQLRLSGGGRFVAVACRSGEGELLMPCGRCRQLLYEFGGTECLVDTPAGVQPMTAVLPQAFGPEDLPS, from the coding sequence ATGTCCGAGGCCGGGATCGACTGGGAACGGCTGCGTGCGGAGGCCACGTCGGCGGCGCAGAAGGCGTACGCGCCGTACTCGCGACTGCGGGTCGGCGCGGCCGCGCTGACCGACGACGGTCGCATCGTCACGGGATGCAACGTGGAGAACGCCTCCTACGGTGTCGGCCTGTGCGCCGAGTGCACCATGACCGGGCAGCTGCGGCTGTCCGGCGGTGGCCGGTTCGTGGCGGTGGCGTGCCGCTCCGGAGAGGGCGAGCTGCTGATGCCGTGCGGTCGGTGCCGTCAGCTGCTCTACGAGTTCGGCGGTACCGAGTGCCTCGTCGACACACCCGCGGGGGTGCAGCCGATGACGGCGGTGCTGCCGCAGGCGTTCGGACCGGAGGACCTGCCGTCATGA
- a CDS encoding thymidine phosphorylase translates to MTVEPFAAVDVIRAKRDGGRLTDAQIDWVLDAYTRGVVGDEQMAALAMAVFLRGMDAHETARWTGAMIDSGERLTLACSRPTVDKHSTGGVGDKITLPLAPLVAACGAAVPQLSGRGLGHTGGTLDKLEAVPGWRAELSTDEIARQLEDVGAVVCAATPTLAPADRKLYALRDVTATVEAVPLIASSIMSKKIAEGAGRLVLDVKVGSGAFMKTREQARALAASLVEIGAAHDVATTALLTDMGTPLGAAVGNAVEVAEAVEVLQGGGPADVVELTLALAREMLALAGLGDVDPERVLASGQAYETWCRMIRAQGGDPDAPLPRPRHVHVVEAAESGVVASLDAYRVGVAAWRLGAGRARKSDPVQPAAGVRCLAKPGERVDRGQPLFELHTDTPEAVAAAQPLLDAALVLKDVAESGGSGHDAGHDTGNDTGNDTENDNAPAAVEAREGVVLERWESGRS, encoded by the coding sequence ATGACCGTGGAGCCGTTCGCGGCGGTGGACGTCATCCGCGCCAAGCGGGACGGTGGCCGGCTGACCGACGCGCAGATCGACTGGGTGCTCGACGCCTACACGCGCGGCGTGGTCGGCGACGAGCAGATGGCGGCGCTCGCGATGGCCGTCTTCCTGCGCGGCATGGACGCCCACGAGACGGCGCGCTGGACCGGTGCGATGATCGACTCGGGCGAGCGGCTGACACTCGCGTGCTCCCGTCCCACCGTGGACAAGCACTCGACGGGCGGCGTCGGCGACAAGATCACGTTGCCGCTGGCTCCGCTCGTCGCGGCGTGCGGTGCCGCGGTGCCGCAGCTGTCGGGACGCGGACTCGGGCACACGGGCGGCACGCTCGACAAGCTGGAGGCCGTCCCCGGCTGGCGGGCCGAGCTGTCGACCGACGAGATCGCCCGGCAGCTGGAGGACGTCGGCGCGGTGGTGTGCGCCGCGACGCCGACGCTGGCGCCCGCCGACCGCAAGCTCTACGCGCTGCGCGACGTCACCGCCACCGTCGAGGCCGTGCCGTTGATCGCCAGCTCGATCATGAGCAAGAAGATCGCGGAGGGCGCGGGCAGGCTGGTACTCGACGTCAAGGTCGGGTCCGGCGCCTTCATGAAGACCCGCGAGCAGGCCCGCGCGCTCGCCGCGAGCCTGGTGGAGATCGGCGCGGCCCACGACGTGGCCACCACCGCCCTGCTCACCGACATGGGAACGCCGCTGGGCGCGGCGGTCGGCAACGCGGTCGAGGTGGCCGAAGCGGTCGAGGTGCTGCAGGGCGGTGGTCCTGCCGACGTCGTGGAGCTCACGCTCGCCCTGGCGCGCGAGATGCTCGCCCTCGCCGGGCTCGGCGACGTCGATCCGGAACGCGTGCTGGCGTCCGGACAGGCGTACGAGACGTGGTGTCGCATGATCCGCGCCCAGGGCGGAGACCCCGACGCTCCGTTGCCGCGCCCTCGGCACGTGCACGTCGTCGAAGCGGCCGAGTCGGGTGTGGTGGCCTCGCTGGACGCCTACCGCGTCGGCGTGGCGGCGTGGCGACTCGGTGCGGGCAGGGCACGCAAGAGCGACCCCGTCCAGCCTGCGGCCGGGGTCCGCTGCCTCGCGAAGCCGGGTGAGCGCGTCGACCGCGGTCAGCCGCTGTTCGAACTCCACACCGACACACCGGAGGCCGTCGCGGCCGCTCAGCCGCTGCTCGACGCGGCTCTCGTGCTCAAGGACGTCGCGGAGTCGGGCGGGTCCGGACACGACGCCGGACACGACACCGGAAACGACACCGGAAACGACACTGAAAACGACAACGCCCCCGCGGCCGTCGAGGCGCGCGAGGGCGTCGTACTGGAACGCTGGGAGAGCGGCCGGTCCTGA
- a CDS encoding adenosine deaminase, with amino-acid sequence MSTRTVPTPHELRSAPKVLLHDHLDGGLRPATVVELAAETGYKGLPTTDVDELSRWFRHAADSGSLEKYLETFAHTCGVMQTEEALSRVAAECVEDLADDGVVYAEVRYAPELFVERGLSLEAVVEAVQDGFERGTKAAAERGKQIRVGQLLCAMRQHARALEIADLMVRYRDRGVVGFDIAGPEKGYPPTRNLDAFEFLRENNAHFTIHAGEAFGLASIWEAIQICGAERLGHGVRIADDITTADDGSVSLGRLAAYVRDRRIPLELCPSSNVQTGAARSIAEHPIGLLAKLRFRVTVNTDNRLMSDCSVSSEFAELVDAFGFDWSDVQWCTINAMKSAFIGFDERLDIIDNVIKPWYAERV; translated from the coding sequence ATGTCGACGCGAACCGTTCCGACTCCGCACGAACTCCGCAGCGCGCCGAAGGTGCTGCTCCACGACCACCTCGACGGCGGCCTGAGACCGGCCACCGTCGTCGAACTCGCCGCCGAGACGGGCTACAAGGGCCTGCCCACCACCGACGTCGACGAGTTGAGCCGCTGGTTCCGCCACGCGGCCGACTCGGGCTCGTTGGAGAAGTATCTCGAAACGTTCGCCCACACCTGCGGGGTCATGCAGACCGAGGAGGCGCTGTCGCGGGTCGCCGCGGAGTGCGTGGAGGACCTCGCCGACGACGGCGTGGTGTACGCCGAGGTGCGTTACGCGCCCGAGTTGTTCGTCGAGCGTGGCCTGTCGTTGGAGGCCGTGGTGGAAGCCGTGCAGGACGGCTTCGAGCGCGGAACCAAGGCCGCCGCCGAACGCGGCAAGCAGATCCGCGTGGGCCAGCTGCTGTGCGCCATGCGGCAGCACGCGCGGGCCCTGGAGATCGCCGACCTGATGGTGCGCTACCGCGACCGCGGGGTCGTCGGCTTCGACATCGCGGGCCCGGAGAAGGGCTACCCGCCCACCCGCAACCTCGACGCGTTCGAGTTCCTGCGCGAGAACAACGCGCACTTCACCATCCACGCCGGTGAGGCGTTCGGGTTGGCCTCGATCTGGGAGGCCATCCAGATCTGCGGCGCCGAACGGCTCGGCCACGGTGTCCGTATCGCCGACGACATCACCACGGCCGACGACGGCAGCGTGTCGCTCGGCAGGCTCGCCGCCTACGTGCGCGACCGCCGCATCCCGCTGGAGCTGTGCCCGTCGTCGAACGTCCAGACGGGCGCGGCCCGGTCGATCGCCGAGCACCCGATCGGACTGCTCGCGAAGCTGAGGTTCCGGGTCACGGTCAACACCGACAACCGGCTGATGAGCGACTGCTCGGTCTCGTCGGAGTTCGCGGAGCTCGTGGACGCGTTCGGCTTCGACTGGTCGGACGTGCAGTGGTGCACGATCAACGCGATGAAGTCGGCGTTCATCGGTTTCGACGAGCGGCTCGACATCATCGACAACGTGATCAAGCCCTGGTACGCCGAACGCGTGTGA
- a CDS encoding DEAD/DEAH box helicase, whose product MTDFLTNRLPGDTDPDALFDAFATWAEDRGLELYPAQEEALIELVSGANVILSTPTGSGKSLVAVGAHFAALADGRRSFYTAPIKALVSEKFFSLVEIFGADNVGMMTGDSNVNPDAPIICCTAEILANLALRLGPDTGVEEIGQVVADEFHFYSEPDRGWAWQVPLLELPNAQFLLMSATLGDVTFFEKDLTRRTGRSTAVVTSAQRPVPLTFRYAMTPIHETVSELVHSNQAPVYIVHFSQAAAVERAQALMSINVCSRAEKDAIAEALGDFRFSAGFGRTLSRLVRHGIGVHHAGMLPKYRRLVEQLAQAGLLKLICGTDTLGVGINVPIRTVVLSALTKFDGTRQRHLKAREFHQIAGRAGRAGYDTDGYVVVQAPDHVIENAKALEKAGDDPKKKRKIVRKKAPEGFVNWTDSTFDRLVAAEPEPLTSSFKVSHSMLLNVISRPGDAFAHMRRLLEDNHEDRPAQRKHILRAIAIYRALLAAGVVEELDEPDEEGRRVRLTVDLQLDFALNQPLSPLALASIELLDPESPSYALDVVSIVEATVDDPKQVLAQQQFKARNEAIAAMKAEGIEYEQRMELLEDVTYPKPLEDLLEAAYSRYREGQPWVADYRLSPKSVVRDMYERAMNFVEYIGYYGLARSEGVLLRYLADTYDALRRTVPDDAKTEPLQDLIEWLGELVRQVDSSLLDEWEALRHPDEVELDDSGRPAQTGGPPPVTRNERAFRVLVRNEMFRRVQLAAREDYEALGELDAESGWDAEAWEDALADYFDTYDEIRTGPDARGPALLLIEQEPDLWRVRQILDDPDGNHDWSITAEVDLAASDEAGQAVIRLVDVGET is encoded by the coding sequence ATGACTGACTTTCTCACAAACCGCCTTCCGGGCGACACCGATCCTGACGCGCTCTTTGACGCCTTCGCCACGTGGGCGGAGGACCGCGGTCTCGAGTTGTACCCGGCGCAGGAGGAGGCGCTCATCGAGCTCGTGTCGGGGGCGAACGTGATCCTCTCGACGCCGACGGGCTCGGGGAAGAGCCTCGTGGCGGTGGGCGCCCACTTCGCCGCGCTGGCCGACGGCAGGCGCAGCTTCTACACCGCGCCGATCAAGGCGCTGGTGTCGGAGAAGTTCTTCTCTCTCGTCGAGATCTTCGGCGCGGACAACGTCGGGATGATGACCGGCGACTCCAACGTCAATCCCGACGCCCCGATCATCTGCTGCACCGCGGAGATCCTGGCGAACCTCGCGTTGCGCCTGGGCCCGGACACCGGCGTCGAGGAGATCGGTCAGGTCGTCGCCGACGAGTTCCACTTCTACTCCGAGCCCGACCGGGGCTGGGCGTGGCAGGTGCCGCTGCTGGAGCTGCCGAACGCGCAGTTCCTCCTCATGTCCGCGACGCTCGGTGACGTGACCTTCTTCGAGAAGGACCTCACCCGGCGCACCGGCCGGTCCACGGCCGTGGTGACCTCGGCGCAGCGCCCGGTGCCGCTGACGTTCCGGTACGCGATGACGCCGATCCACGAGACCGTGTCGGAGCTCGTGCACTCGAACCAGGCGCCCGTGTACATCGTGCACTTCTCCCAGGCCGCCGCCGTGGAGCGGGCGCAGGCGCTGATGAGCATCAACGTGTGCTCGCGCGCGGAGAAGGACGCCATCGCCGAGGCCCTCGGCGACTTCCGGTTCTCGGCCGGGTTCGGTCGCACCCTGTCGCGGCTGGTGCGCCACGGGATCGGCGTCCACCACGCCGGAATGCTGCCCAAGTACCGGCGGCTCGTCGAACAGCTCGCGCAGGCCGGGCTGCTGAAACTGATCTGCGGCACCGACACGCTCGGCGTGGGCATCAACGTGCCCATCCGCACCGTGGTGTTGTCGGCGTTGACGAAGTTCGACGGCACGCGGCAGCGCCACCTCAAGGCACGCGAGTTCCACCAGATCGCGGGCCGGGCGGGCCGCGCGGGCTACGACACCGACGGCTACGTGGTGGTGCAGGCGCCCGACCACGTCATCGAGAACGCCAAGGCGCTGGAGAAGGCGGGCGACGACCCGAAGAAGAAGCGCAAGATCGTGCGCAAGAAGGCGCCCGAGGGGTTCGTCAACTGGACCGACAGCACGTTCGACCGGCTCGTGGCCGCCGAACCCGAGCCGCTCACGTCGAGCTTCAAGGTCAGCCACTCCATGCTGCTCAACGTCATCTCGCGGCCGGGCGACGCGTTCGCCCACATGCGGCGGCTGCTGGAGGACAACCACGAGGACCGGCCCGCGCAGCGCAAGCACATCCTGAGGGCCATCGCGATCTACCGCGCGCTGCTCGCGGCGGGCGTGGTGGAGGAGCTCGACGAGCCCGACGAGGAGGGCCGCCGGGTCCGCCTCACCGTGGACCTGCAACTCGACTTCGCGCTGAACCAGCCGTTGTCCCCGTTGGCGCTGGCCTCGATCGAGCTGCTCGACCCGGAGTCGCCGTCGTACGCGCTCGACGTGGTGTCGATCGTCGAGGCCACTGTGGACGATCCGAAGCAGGTGTTGGCGCAGCAGCAGTTCAAGGCCCGCAACGAGGCGATCGCGGCCATGAAGGCCGAGGGCATCGAGTACGAGCAGCGGATGGAGCTGCTGGAGGACGTCACCTACCCGAAGCCGCTGGAGGACCTGCTGGAGGCGGCGTACTCGCGGTACCGGGAAGGCCAGCCGTGGGTCGCCGACTACCGACTCTCGCCGAAGTCGGTCGTGCGCGACATGTACGAGCGCGCGATGAACTTCGTCGAGTACATCGGCTACTACGGGCTCGCGCGCTCGGAGGGCGTGCTGCTGCGCTATCTCGCCGACACCTACGACGCGCTGCGCCGGACCGTGCCGGACGACGCGAAGACCGAGCCGCTGCAGGATCTGATCGAGTGGCTCGGCGAGCTGGTGCGGCAGGTCGACTCCAGCCTGCTCGACGAGTGGGAGGCCCTGCGCCACCCCGACGAGGTCGAGCTCGACGACTCCGGCAGGCCCGCGCAAACCGGGGGGCCGCCGCCGGTCACCCGCAACGAACGCGCCTTCCGGGTGCTCGTCCGCAACGAGATGTTCCGCCGGGTGCAGCTCGCCGCCCGCGAGGACTACGAGGCCCTGGGCGAACTCGACGCCGAGTCCGGTTGGGACGCCGAGGCGTGGGAGGACGCGCTGGCCGACTACTTCGACACCTACGACGAGATCCGCACCGGACCCGACGCGCGGGGCCCGGCGTTGTTGCTCATCGAGCAGGAGCCGGATCTCTGGCGGGTCCGGCAGATCCTCGACGACCCCGACGGCAACCACGACTGGAGCATCACCGCCGAGGTCGATCTCGCCGCCTCGGACGAGGCGGGCCAAGCCGTGATCCGGCTGGTGGACGTCGGCGAGACCTGA